One genomic segment of Ruficoccus amylovorans includes these proteins:
- a CDS encoding LytTR family DNA-binding domain-containing protein, with product MNNVRLARKGSSWTKHGINADGDYSRVYYASGGCDMVRQTMKAWESILPPGDFLRIHRAHIINIGHVTTTSQSEGEFAVTLRGDYPRCTVSRRRVKEVLNQLPDQATD from the coding sequence ATGAACAACGTGCGCCTAGCTCGCAAAGGAAGCTCTTGGACAAAGCATGGCATCAACGCAGACGGCGACTACAGCAGGGTGTACTACGCCTCTGGTGGGTGCGACATGGTACGCCAGACGATGAAAGCCTGGGAAAGCATACTTCCTCCAGGGGATTTCTTGCGCATTCACCGCGCTCATATTATTAATATCGGGCACGTGACAACGACCTCCCAATCCGAAGGAGAATTTGCCGTCACTCTTCGTGGTGACTATCCACGCTGCACCGTCAGCCGACGACGGGTGAAGGAAGTCCTCAACCAGTTGCCTGATCAAGCGACGGATTAA